The Juglans regia cultivar Chandler chromosome 2, Walnut 2.0, whole genome shotgun sequence genome includes a window with the following:
- the LOC108985410 gene encoding E3 ubiquitin-protein ligase UPL1-like isoform X1: MKLKRRRALEVPPRIRSFIDSVTAVPLEDIEEPLKSFIWEFDKGDFHHWVDLFNHFDSVFEKHIKSRKDLQVEDNFLDSDPPFPKEAVVQILRVIRIILENCTNKHFYSSYEQHLCLLLASTDPDVVEACLQTLAAFLKKTIGKYSIRDASMSSKLFALAQGWGGKEEGLGLIATAVQDGCDPIAYELGCTMHFEFYASSELSCELPAAEHSMQGLQIIHLPDINSRLETDLELLSNLVAEYKVPTSLRFSLLTRLRFARAFGSLASRQQYTCIRLYAFIVLVQASGDADDLVSFFNTEPEFVNELVSLLSYEDAVPEKIRILCLLSLVALCQDRSRQPSVLTVVTSGGHRGILSSLMQKAIDSVISDASKWSVVFAEALLSLVTVLVSSSSGCSAMREAGFIPTLLPLLKDTNPQHLHLVSTAVHILEAFMDYSNPAAALFRDLGGLDDTISRLKVEVSRIENGSKQPGESSDCGARSKQVVAGASNQLDDMQPLYSEALVSYHRRLLTKALLRAISLGTYAPGNTTRVYSSEESLPCCLRIIFQRAKDFGGGVFSLAATVMSDLIHKDPTCFPVLDAAGLPSAFLDAIMDGVLCSSDAITCIPQCLDALCLNNNGLQSVKDRNALRCFVKIFTSRMYLRALTSDTSVSLSSGLDELMRHASSLRGPGVDMLIEILNAILRIGSGVDASHLSTDPSCSSTPVPMETDGEERNLVLSDDREISKIDNSDQTTEPSADSSIVNIESFLSDCVSNVARLLETILQNADTCRIFVEKKGIEAVLQLFTLPLMPLAVSVGQNISVAFKNFSPQHSASLAREVCSFLREHLKSTNEFLASVGGTQLAIVESALQNKVLRYLCSLEGILSLSNFLLKGTTSVVSELGTADADVLRDLGSAYREIIWQISLCNDSKVDEKKNADQVPESSEAAPSNAIGRESDDDLNIPVVRYMNPVSLRNGSQSLWAGDRDFLSVVRSGEGLHRRSRHGLTRIRGRTGRHLEALNIDSEVPSNVPETSSQDLKKKSPDVLVLEILNKLASTLRSFFTALVKGFTSPNRRRADSGSLSSASKALGTGLAKVFFEALSFSGNSTSVGLDMSLSVKCRYLGKVVDDMASITFDSRRRTCYTAMVNNFYVHGTFKELLTTFEATSQLLWTMPHSIPTSGIENEKAGEVSKLSHSAWLLDTLQSYCRVLEYFVNSSLLLPPNSASQAQLLVQPVAVGLSIGLFPVPRDPEVFVRMLQSQVLDVILPIWNHPRFPGCSLGFIASILSLVTHVYSGVGDVKQNRSGIAGTTGQRFIPPPPDEATIATIVEMGFTRARAEEALRRVETNSVEMAMEWLFSHAEDPVQEDDELARALALSLGSSSETSKVDNVDKSIDVLTENGQMKAPPVDDILVASVKLFQSSDTLAFPLTDLFVTLCNRNKGEDRPRVASYLIQQLKLCPLDFSKDTGALSMLSHIITLLLFEDGNTRGIAAESGIVPAAVDILINFKARNESGNELLVPRCISALLLILDNMLQSRPKFCSESMEGTPAGSLLDSSGDLASFSVPTSVQEKKPASNAPVKDSGTAFEKILGRATGYLTAEESHKVLLVVCDLIKQHVPAVIMQAVLQLCARLTKTHSLALQFLENGGLAALFSLPRSSFFPGYDTVASAIVRHLLEDPQTLQTAMELEIRQTLTGNGHAGRVSVRTFLTSMAPVISRDPVVFMKACGAVCQLETSAGRTFVVLSKEKEKEKDKSKTSFVEAGLSSNECVRISENKIHDGSGKCSKGHKKIPANLTQVMDQLLDIVLKYPSAKSHEGNVNNLSSMEVDEPATKVKGKSKVDETMKLESDSERSAGLAKVTFVLKLLSDILLMYVHAVGVILKRDLELCQLRGSNPLDGPGNEGGVIHHILHRLLPLSIDKSAGPDEWRGKLSEKASWFMVVLCGRSSEGRRRVIGELVKSLFSFSNLESNSTKSILLPDKKVCAFVDLVYSILSKNSTSSNLPSSSGCSPDIAKNMIDGGMVQCLTSILQVIDLDHPDAPKIVNLILKALECLTRAANASEQIFKSDGTNKKKPMGLSGRPDDQSTAPSAAHTVEHNQNTNRQEEARVAEENEQQNQGASQNEGNHDANPNESVEQDMRIEVEDTTVTNPPVELGIDFMREEMEEGGVLHNTDQIDINFRVENRADEDMGDEDDDMGDDDEDDEVEDEDEDIAEDGGGMMSLADTDVEDHDDAGLGDDYNDEMIDEEDDDFHENRVIEVRWREALDGLDHLQVLGQPGSAGGLIDVAAEPFEGVNVDDLFGLRRPLGFERRRQTGGRSSFERSVAEVNGFQHPLLLRPSQSGDLVSMWSSGGNSSRDVEALSSGSFDIAHFYMFDAPVLPFDNVPSSLFGDRLGGAAPPPLTDYSVGMDSLQLPGRRGPGDGRWTDDGQPQAGAQAAAIAQAVEEHFISQLRSVAPPNGTDERQSQNSEVQEKQPDAPPSNSDPVAVEGANTNSQQSEGQHQENGDETTLNPVVESVTCGEQVNSESIHAVECLQALEPMLIQPFSLNTTPNGHDNMEIGEGNGNADEQVGTMPEFVNSSTDFHDDSQCDGGSEAPASFHNVLLQASDCDGSSRTDEQASNHGLAVSGLPMPNSEDCHASPVLASIDVDMNNIDAGGNQSEQPVLDVTDEPLSRQNTLVALDSSLAEQTSMNSEVPGANAIDPTFLDALPEDLRAEVLASQQAQPIQPPTYAPPSAEDIDPEFLAALPPDIQAEVLAQQQQAQRVSQQAEGQPVDMDNASIIATFPADLREEVLLTSSEAVLSALPSPLLAEAQLLRDRVMSHYQARSLFGSSHRLNNRRNGLGFDRQTVMDRGVGITLGRRTASTIADGLKVKEIEGEPLLDVNALKALVRLLRLAQPLGKGLLQRLLLNLCAHSVTRAILVRLLLDMIKPEAEGSVSELATINSQRLYGCQSNVVYGRSQLLDGLPPLVLRRTFEIFTYLATNHSAVANMLFYFDPSLVPEHLSPICTEAKKDKGKEKIVEGLSSMPLWSSLDGDTPLILFLKLLNRPLFLRSTAHLEQVMGLLQAVVYTAASKLEYQPQSEAATENPQDLPGNEASVDAQKDPPLSEPESKQEDRHAGAESTASDGKRSIDMYNIFLRLPQSELRNLCNLLGREGLSDKVYMLAGEVLKKLASVVAPHRKLFISELSESAHGLSSSAVNELVTLRKTHMLGLSAGSMAGAAILRVLQALSLLTSSSVNESTGFKNDGEQEEQAIMKRLNVALEPLWQELSDCISVTETQLGQSSFSQTMSNINVGERVQGTTTSSPLPPGTQRLLPFIEAFFVLCEKLQANQSITHQDHANTTAREVNESARSSAFLITKCGVDSQKKFDGGVTFTRFAEKHRRLLNAFIRQNPGLLEKSLSMLLKAPRLIDFDNKRAYFRSKIRQQPEQHHSGPLRISVRRAYVLEDSYNQLRMRPSLDLKGRLNVQFQGEEGIDAGGLTREWYQLLSRVIFDKGALLFTTVGNNATFQPNPNSVYQTEHLSYFKFVGRVVAKALFDGQLLDVYFTRSFYKHILYAKVTYHDIEAVDPDYYKNLKWMLENDVNDILDLTFSMDADEEKHILYGKNEVTDYELKPGGRNIRVTEETKHEYVDLVAGHILTNAIRPQIDSFLEGFNELVTQDLISIFNDKELELLISGLPEIDLDDLKANTEYTGYTAASIVIQWFWEVVQAFNKEDMARLLQFVTGTSKVPLEGFKALQGISGPQRFQIHKAYGAPDRLPSAHTCFNQLDLPEYTSKEQLQERLLLAIHEANEGFGFG, encoded by the exons ATGAAGTTGAAGCGAAGGAGGGCACTAGAAGTG CCTCCAAGAATTAGATCCTTCATCGATAGTGTTACCGCTGTTCCACTCGAGGATATTGAAGAACCCCTCAAAAGTTTCATTTGGGAGTTTGATAAG GGAGACTTCCATCATTGGGTGGATctttttaatcattttgattCAGTTTTTGAGAAGCACATAAAATCAAGGAAGGATTTGCAGGTTGAGGATAATTTTCTGGACTCTGATCCTCCTTTCCCAAAAGAAGCTGTTGTTCAAATTCTTCGTgttataagaataattttggaGAATTGCACAAATAAGCACTTCTATAGTTCTTATGAG CAGCATCTTTGTTTACTGCTTGCTTCCACTGATCCGGATGTTGTTGAGGCATGCCTACAGACTTTGGCtgcttttttgaaaaaaacaattggCAAATACTCCATTAGAGATGCTTCTATGAGCTCAAAGTTATTTGCTCTTGCACAAGGTTGGGGTGGAAAGGAAGAGGGGCTTGGGTTGATTGCGACTGCTGTACAGGATGGTTGTGACCCTATTGCCTATGAGTTGGGTTGCACCATGCATTTTGAATTCTATGCTTCCAGTGAGTTGTCCTGCGAACTCCCTGCTGCAGAACATTCAATGCAGGGTTTACAAATCATTCATCTACCTGACATCAATAGTCGCCTAGAGACTGATCTAGAGCTCTTAAGCAATTTAGTTGCAGAATACAAAGTACCCACCAGTTTAAGATTTTCTCTATTGACAAGATTGCGGTTTGCAAGGGCTTTTGGCTCTTTAGCTTCTCGGCAGCAGTATACCTGCATCCGTTTGTATGCCTTCATAGTTCTTGTTCAAGCAAGTGGTGATGCAGATGACCTAGTATCTTTCTTTAACACCGAGCCTGAGTTTGTCAATGAGTTAGTGTCATTGTTAAGCTATGAAGATGCAGTTCCTGAGAAGATTCGAATTCTATGCCTGCTTTCTTTGGTTGCTCTTTGTCAAGATAGGTCTCGTCAGCCTTCTGTGTTGACTGTTGTCACATCTGGTGGTCACCGTGGAATCCTATCCAGCCTAATGCAAAAGGCCATTGACTCCGTTATTAGTGATGCCTCGAAGTGGTCTGTAGTTTTTGCTGAGGCACTGTTATCCCTTGTCACTGTTTTGGTTTCATCTTCTTCAGGTTGCTCAGCCATGCGTGAAGCAGGATTTATTCCTACTCTTCTACCCCTCCTTAAAGATACAAATCCGCAACACTTGCATTTGGTAAGCACAGCTGTGCACATTCTAGAAGCTTTTATGGATTACAGCAATCCAGCTGCTGCATTGTTCAGAGACTTGGGTGGTTTGGATGATACCATCTCTCGTCTGAAGGTGGAAGTGTCACGCATAGAAAATGGTTCAAAGCAACCAGGTGAAAGTTCTGATTGTGGTGCGAGGAGTAAGCAAGTGGTTGCAGGTGCCTCCAATCAGCTAGATGATATGCAGCCTCTGTATTCTGAAGCATTAGTTTCGTATCACAGGCGATTGCTGACAAAAGCTTTACTGCGTGCTATATCCCTTGGAACTTATGCCCCTGGAAATACCACACGTGTTTATAGCTCAGAGGAGAGTTTGCCTTGTTGCTTACGCATAATTTTTCAAAGGGCAAAAGATTTTGGTGGTGGGGTGTTTTCACTTGCAGCTACTGTCATGAGTGATTTGATTCACAAAGATCCCACTTGTTTTCCTGTCTTAGATGCAGCTGGTCTTCCTTCTGCCTTCTTGGATGCTATAATGGATGGTGTTCTATGCTCATCTGATGCCATAACATGCATACCTCAGTGTTTGGATGCTTTGTGCCTAAACAATAATGGCCTTCAGTCCGTTAAAGATCGCAATGCTTTGAGGTGTTTCGTGAAAATATTTACTTCAAGAATGTATTTGCGTGCCCTCACTAGTGACACCTCTGTATCCTTGTCTAGTGGACTGGATGAACTAATGCGCCATGCTTCTTCATTGCGCGGGCCTGGAGTGGATATGTTGATTGAGATCTTGAATGCCATATTGAGAATTGGATCTGGGGTTGATGCTTCTCACTTGTCAACTGATCCTTCATGCTCTTCTACTCCTGTTCCCATGGAAACTGATGGTGAAGAGAGGAACTTGGTTCTTTCAGATGATAGGGAAATATCCAAGATAGATAATTCAGACCAGACCACCGAGCCATCTGCTGATTCCTCAATAGTTAATATTGAGTCATTCCTGTCTGACTGTGTGAGCAATGTTGCTCGACTTCTGGAAACAATACTGCAGAATGCCGATACATGTCGTATATTTGTAGAGAAGAAGGGGATTGAAGCTGTTCTGCAGTTATTTACTTTGCCTTTAATGCCTCTGGCAGTGTCTGTTGGTCAGAATATCTCCGTTGCCTTTAAGAACTTCTCACCACAGCATTCAGCTTCTCTTGCTCGGGAAGTATGCTCATTTCTGAGGGAGCATCTGAAATCAACAAATGAATTCCTAGCTTCAGTTGGAGGGACTCAGCTTGCCATAGTTGAATCTGCATTGCAAAATAAGGTTTTGAGATATCTTTGCAGTCTTGAAGGCATTCTGTCCCTATCTAATTTTTTGCTGAAGGGGACTACTAGTGTGGTCTCAGAGCTTGGCACTGCAGATGCTGATGTATTGAGAGATCTTGGGAGCGCATACAGGGAAATAATCTGGCAAATTTCTTTATGTAATGACTCCAAGGTGGATGAGAAGAAGAATGCTGATCAAGTACCTGAGAGTTCAGAGGCAGCTCCATCTAATGCTATTGGAAGAGAGAGTGATGATGATTTAAACATTCCAGTGGTGAGATACATGAACCCTGTTTCCCTCAGGAATGGTTCTCAATCTCTATGGGCTGGTGACAGGGATTTTCTATCAGTTGTTCGTTCTGGTGAAGGTTTGCACCGTCGTAGTCGACATGGGTTGACACGCATTCGGGGAAGAACAGGCAGGCATCTGGAGGCTTTGAACATTGATTCTGAAGTTCCGTCTAATGTACCGGAGACATCTTCCCAagacttgaaaaagaaaagtccCGATGTTCTTGTTTTGGAAATTCTTAACAAGCTTGCTTCAACGTTGCGCTCTTTCTTCACAGCTCTTGTCAAGGGATTCACATCACCAAACCGTCGTAGAGCTGACTCAGGGTCGTTGAGTTCTGCTTCAAAGGCTCTTGGAACTGGACTGGCTAAAGTTTTTTTTGAGGCTCTTAGTTTCTCTGGGAATTCTACTTCTGTGGGGCTTGACATGTCATTATCAGTGAAATGTCGATACCTTGGAAAGGTTGTGGATGACATGGCATCAATAACATTTGACAGCAGGCGACGTACTTGTTATACTGCAATGGTCAATAATTTTTATGTTCACGGTACCTTTAAGGAGCTACTGACAACATTTGAAGCCACAAGTCAGTTGTTGTGGACAATGCCACACTCTATCCCCACATCAGGTATTGAGAATGAAAAGGCGGGTGAAGTAAGTAAATTGTCTCATAGTGCATGGCTACTTGATACGTTACAGAGCTATTGCCGGGTGCTTGAGTATTTTGTTAATTCTTCTTTACTACTACCTCCAAACTCTGCATCCCAAGCACAGCTTCTTGTTCAGCCGGTTGCTGTTGGTCTTTCTATTGGGCTATTTCCGGTTCCAAGGGACCCTGAAGTATTTGTCCGTATGCTGCAATCTCAGGTTCTTGATGTTATACTTCCTATCTGGAACCACCCCAGGTTTCCTGGTTGTAGTCTGGGTTTCATTGCTTCCATTCTTTCACTTGTTACACATGTGTACTCTGGTGTGGGAGATGTGAAACAAAATCGCAGTGGCATTGCAGGGACTACCGGCCAGAGATTCATTCCCCCACCTCCTGATGAAGCTACTATTGCCACAATTGTTGAGATGGGTTTTACAAGAGCAAGAGCAGAGGAAGCACTAAGACGAGTGGAAACAAATAGTGTTGAAATGGCCATGGAATGGCTGTTTAGTCATGCTGAGGATCCTGTACAGGAGGATGATGAACTAGCTCGGGCACTTGCACTGTCCCTGGGAAGTTCATCAGAAACATCTAAAGTTGATAATGTTGACAAGTCAATAGACGTACTGACGGAAAATGGGCAGATGAAGGCACCCCCtgttgatgatattcttgtGGCATCAGTGAAACTATTTCAGAGCAGTGATACATTGGCATTTCCATTAACAGATTTGTTTGTTACGCTTTGCAATCGGAACAAAGGAGAAGATCGTCCAAGAGTGGCATCTTATCTTATTCAGCAGCTGAAGCTTTGCCCTTTGGATTTTTCAAAGGATACTGGTGCACTGAGCATGTTATCACATATTATAACATTACTTCTGTTTGAGGATGGAAATACACGAGGAATTGCTGCAGAGAGTGGTATTGTACCTGCTGCAGTAGATATATTGATCAATTTTAAGGCTAGAAATGAGTCAGGAAACGAGCTTCTGGTCCCAAGGTGTATTAGTGCTTTACTGCTTATATTGGATAACATGCTGCAGTCCCGTCCCAAATTTTGTTCTGAAAGTATGGAAGGAACTCCAGCAGGGTCTCTGCTGGATTCGTCTGGAGATCTTGCTTCCTTTTCAGTTCCTACATCAGTTCAAGAGAAAAAGCCAGCTTCAAATGCCCCTGTGAAAGACTCTGGTACagcatttgaaaaaatattgggGAGGGCGACTGGATATTTGACTGCTGAAGAGAGTCATAAGGTGCTGCTAGTTGTTTGTGACTTGATAAAACAGCATGTCCCAGCTGTGATCATGCAGGCTGTTCTACAATTATGTGCTCGGTTGACAAAAACACACTCTCTAGCTTTGCAGTTCCTTGAAAATGGAGGTTTGGCTGCTCTTTTTAGTCTTCCAAGAAGTAGTTTTTTCCCTGGATATGACACTGTTGCATCTGCTATTGTGAGACATCTCCTTGAAGATCCTCAAACACTGCAAACAGCTATGGAATTAGAGATACGACAAACTTTGACTGGAAACGGGCATGCTGGGCGTGTGTCTGTGCGGACTTTTTTGACATCAATGGCACCTGTTATCTCCAGGGATCCTGTGGTTTTCATGAAAGCCTGTGGTGCTGTTTGCCAGTTGGAGACATCTGCAGGTAGGACCTTTGTTGTGTTATCtaaggaaaaagagaaggaaaaggacAAATCAAAGACATCTTTTGTTGAAGCTGGATTATCTTCCAATGAATGTGTCCggatttctgaaaataaaattcatgatGGATCAGGGAAATGCTCTAAGGGCCACAAAAAGATCCCTGCCAATCTCACTCAAGTAATGGATCAACTTCTTGATATAGTCTTAAAATACCCTTCAGCGAAAAGCCATGAAGGTAATGTGAATAACTTATCTTCTATGGAGGTTGATGAACCTGCTACAAAGGTGAAGGGTAAATCGAAGGTTGATGAGACAATGAAATTAGAGTCCGATTCCGAAAGATCTGCAGGACTTGCTAAGGTGACTTTTGTCCTCAAGTTATTAAGTGACATTCTTCTGATGTATGTACATGCAGTTGGAGTTATACTTAAGCGGGATCTGGAATTGTGTCAACTCCGGGGATCTAATCCTCTGGATGGTCCTGGAAATGAGGGGGGAgtaattcatcatattttacatcGGTTACTTCCACTTTCTATTGATAAATCTGCAGGACCTGATGAATGGAGAGGCAAGTTGTCTGAAAAAGCTTCATGGTTTATGGTTGTTCTGTGTGGTCGATCTAGTGAAGGTCGTAGGCGAGTAATTGGTGAACTTGTGAAATCCTTATTCTCATTTTCAAACTTAGAGAGCAATTCTACCAAGAGCATTTTATTGCCAGATAAGAAGGTCTGTGCTTTTGTTGATTTGGTGTATTCTATTTTGTCAAAAAACTCAACATCCAGTAACTTGCCTAGCAGTTCTGGATGCTCACCTGACATAGCAAAAAACATGATAGATGGAGGAATGGTTCAATGCTTGACTAGCATTCTTCAAGTGATTGATTTGGACCATCCTGATGCTCCTAAAATTGTGAATCTTATACTTAAGGCCTTGGAATGTTTAACGAGGGCTGCTAATGCTAGTgaacaaatttttaaatctgatggtacgaacaaaaaaaaacccatgGGTTTAAGTGGAAGACCTGATGATCAGTCAACTGCACCATCAGCTGCTCATACTGTGGAGCATAATCAAAATACAAACAGACAAGAGGAAGCCAGAGTTGCAGAGgagaatgaacaacagaatcAAGGAGCTTCTCAAAATGAAGGTAACCATGATGCGAATCCTAATGAGTCTGTAGAGCAAGATATGAGAATAGAAGTGGAGGATACAACGGTTACCAATCCACCTGTGGAGCTTGGGATAGATTTTATGCGTGAAGAGATGGAAGAGGGTGGTGTTTTGCACAACACTGACCAAATTGATATAAATTTTCGTGTTGAGAACAGAGCTGATGAAGATATGGGTGATGAGGACGATGACATgggtgatgatgatgaggatgatgaggttgaggatgaggatgaggatatAGCGGAAGATGGTGGGGGCATGATGTCTCTTGCTGATACGGATGTGGAAGACCATGATGATGCGGGCTTGGGAGATGactataatgatgagatgattgatgaagaggatgatgattTTCATGAGAATCGCGTCATAGAGGTAAGATGGAGGGAAGCCCTTGATGGGTTAGATCATTTGCAGGTACTTGGGCAACCTGGGTCTGCAGGTGGTCTAATTGATGTTGCAGCTGAACCTTTCGAAGGAGTTAATGTGGATGACCTTTTTGGTCTTCGGAGGCCTTTAGGATTTGAGCGCCGCCGTCAAACAGGTGGTAGGTCTTCCTTTGAGCGATCTGTTGCAGAAGTGAATGGTTTTCAGCATCCCCTTCTTTTAAGACCATCCCAGTCAGGGGACCTGGTTTCAATGTGGTCATCAGGTGGGAATTCGTCCAGAGATGTGGAAGCTCTGTCGTCTGGGAGTTTTGACATTGCTCATTTCTACATGTTTGATGCTCCTGTTCTTCCATTTGATAATGTTCCAAGCAGTCTCTTTGGTGACCGTTTGGGTGGGGCAGCACCCCCACCTTTGACTGATTATTCTGTAGGCATGGACTCCTTGCAGTTACCAGGACGAAGAGGCCCTGGTGATGGTCGGTGGACTGATGATGGCCAGCCACAAGCTGGTGCTCAAGCTGCTGCTATTGCACAGGCGGTAGAGGAACATTTCATTTCTCAATTGCGCAGTGTAGCTCCTCCCAACGGTACTGATGAAAGGCAGTCCCAAAATTCTGAAGTGCAGGAGAAGCAACCAGATGCCCCTCCATCCAATAGTGATCCGGTAGCAGTGGAGGGTGCTAACACTAACAGTCAACAAAGCGAAGGGCAGCATCAAGAAAATGGTGATGAAACCACGCTTAACCCCGTGGTTGAGAGTGTAACCTGTGGAGAGCAAGTTAATTCAGAATCCATTCATGCAGTTGAATGTTTACAGGCACTTGAGCCTATGCTGATCCAACCATTTTCACTTAACACCACACCAAATGGGCATGACAACATGGAAATTGGTGAAGGAAATGGCAATGCTGATGAGCAGGTAGGGACAATGCCAGAGTTTGTCAACTCATCAACCGACTTTCATGATGATTCACAATGTGATGGGGGTTCTGAAGCTCCTGCGAGTTTCCATAATGTGCTACTTCAGGCATCCGATTGTGATGGATCTTCAAGAACTGATGAACAGGCCAGTAATCATGGTTTAGCAGTTTCTGGTTTGCCAATGCCTAATTCTGAAGATTGTCATGCATCTCCCGTCCTCGCAAGTATTGATGTCGATATGAATAATATTGATGCTGGAGGAAATCAATCTGAGCAACCTGTGCTTGATGTTACAGATGAGCCTTTGTCAAGACAAAATACCCTGGTTGCTCTTGACTCTAGTCTGGCTGAGCAGACTAGTATGAATAGTGAGGTGCCTGGTGCTAATGCTATTGATCCCACCTTCTTGGACGCACTTCCTGAAGATCTGCGGGCAGAAGTACTAGCTTCCCAGCAAGCTCAGCCTATTCAGCCTCCGACTTATGCACCGCCTTCTGCCGAAGATATTGATCCTGAGTTTTTAGCTGCTCTTCCTCCTGATATTCAAGCAGAAGTTTTGGCCCAACAACAACAAGCTCAGAGGGTGTCACAGCAGGCTGAAGGACAACCAGTTGACATGGATAATGCTTCAATCATTGCCACTTTTCCTGCTGATTTGCGTGAAGAG GTACTTCTGACTTCATCAGAAGCAGTTCTGTCTGCTTTGCCCTCTCCATTACTCGCTGAAGCCCAATTGTTAAGGGACCGAGTTATGAGTCATTATCAAGCTCGCAGCCTTTTTGGAAGCAGCCACAGGCTAAATAATCGGAGGAATGGGTTGGGTTTTGACAGACAGACCGTGATGGACAGGGGTGTTGGAATTACACTAGGCCGGAGGACAGCTTCCACCATTGCAGATGGCTTGAAGGTGAAGGAAATTGAAGGTGAGCCACTTCTGGATGTAAATGCATTGAAAGCTCTTGTCCGACTCCTACGATTAGCTCAG CCCCTTGGCAAAGGTCTCTTGCAGAGACTCTTGTTAAACCTTTGTGCACATAGTGTTACAAGAGCAATACTAGTTCGTCTTTTGCTTGATATGATAAAGCCTGAGGCTGAGGGCTCAGTCAGTGAATTGGCAACAATAAACTCCCAGAGGCTATATGGCTGTCAGTCAAATGTTGTGTATGGTCGGTCCCAGTTGTTGGATG GTCTTCCTCCACTGGTCTTGCGTCgaacttttgagattttcaCATACTTGGCTACTAATCATTCTGCTGTTGCCAATATGTTATTCTACTTTGATCCTTCACTTGTTCCAGAGCATCTGAGTCCAATATGTACAGAAGCCAAGAAGGATAAAGGCAAGGAGAAAATTGTGGAAGGACTTTCATCAATGCCTTTGTGGAGCTCTCTGGATGGGGATACTCCGTTGATACTGTTCTTGAAGCTTTTGAATCGACCACTTTTTCTGCGCAGCACTGCTCACCTCGAGCAG GTCATGGGCCTTCTTCAAGCAGTTGTTTATACTGCAGCATCAAAATTAGAGTACCAGCCGCAATCTGAAGCGGCTACAGAAAATCCCCAAGATTTGCCAGGCAATGAAGCTTCTGTTGATGCCCAAAAAGATCCTCCTTTATCAGAACCAGAGTCTAAGCAAGAGGATAGACATGCTGGTGCTGAGTCAACGGCTTCAGATGGAAAGAGGAGCATTgatatgtataatatttttttgcgaTTGCCCCAATCTGAACTCCGAAATCTGTGCAATCTTCTTGGTCGTGAGGG GCTTTCAGATAAAGTGTATATGCTTGCTGGTGAGGTGTTGAAGAAGTTGGCCTCAGTTGTTGCACCGCATCGAAAGTTATTTATTTCAGAGCTTTCTGAATCAGCCCATGGATTGAGCAGTTCTGCCGTCAATGAGCTTGTCACTCTGCGGAAAACACACATGCTGGGTTTGAGTGCTGGTTCCATGGCTGGTGCAGCAATCCTACGTGTGCTACAAGCACTCAGCTTACTCACTTCATCTAGCGTTAATGAGAGTACAGGATTCAAGAATGATGGAGAGCAGGAGGAACAGGCTATTATGAAAAGGCTGAATGTTGCACTTGAGCCCTTGTGGCAAGAGTTGAGTGATTGCATAAGTGTGACTGAGACACAGTTGGGTCAAAGCTCCTTCTCTCAGACTATGTCAAATATAAATGTTGGGGAGCGTGTCCAAGGCACGACGACTTCATCTCCCCTTCCTCCTGGAACCCAGAGACTGTTGCCCTTCATTGAGGCATTCTTTGTTTTGTGCGAAAAGCTACAAGCAAACCAGTCCATCACACATCAAGATCATGCCAATACAACTGCAAGGGAAGTCAACGAATCTGCCAGGAGTTCTGCCTTTTTAATCACAAAGTGCGGTGTGGATTCTCAGAAGAAGTTTGATGGTGGAGTTACATTTACAAGGTTTGCTGAGAAGCATCGCCGGCTATTGAATGCTTTTATTCGACAGAACCCAGGTTTATTAGAGAAATCTCTTTCTATGCTGCTGAAGGCACCAAGGCTAATCGATTTTGACAATAAGCGAGCTTATTTCCGTTCAAAAATCCGGCAGCAGCCTGAACAGCACCATTCTGGCCCATTGAGGATAAGTGTTCGGAGGGCTTATGTTTTGGAGGACTCATACAATCAGTTGCGGATGCGTCCCAGTCTGGACCTAAAGGGACGATTGAATGTGCAGTTTCAGGGTGAAGAGGGTATTGATGCTGGAGGTCTGACTAGAGAATGGTATCAATTACTGTCAAGGGTTATATTTGACAAGGGGGCATTGCTTTTCACTACTGTGGGAAACAATGCAACGTTCCAGCCAAACCCCAATTCTGTCTACCAGACAGAACATCTTTCTTACTTCAAGTTTGTGGGCCGAGTG GTTGCAAAGGCACTGTTTGACGGGCAACTTTTGGATGTTTATTTTACTCGATCATTCTATAAGCACATACTTTATGCCAAGGTGACTTACCATGATATAGAGGCAGTTGATCCTGATTACTACAAGAATTTGAAGTGGATGTTAGAG AATGATGTGAATGACATTCTTGACCTGACATTTAGCATGGATGCGGATGAGGAAAAGCATATCCTTTATGGGAAAAATGAG GTTACTGATTACGAGCTTAAACCTGGAGGAAGAAACATAAGGGTTACAGAAGAGACAAAGCACGAGTATGTTGACCTTGTTGCTGGACATATCTTGACAAATGCCATCCGTCCTCAAATTGATTCCTTTTTAGAGGGCTTCAATGAATTGGTAACTCAAGAccttatttctatttttaatgataaggaGCTCGAGCTACTTATAAGTGGACTTCCAGAGATTGATT TGGATGATTTGAAGGCCAACACAGAGTACACTG